The Vicinamibacterales bacterium genome contains a region encoding:
- the ribD gene encoding bifunctional diaminohydroxyphosphoribosylaminopyrimidine deaminase/5-amino-6-(5-phosphoribosylamino)uracil reductase RibD → MVDDTAMMRRALFHAERALGATAPNPLVGAVVVDADGVVVGQGHHARAGEAHAEVVALDAAGASARGGTLYVTLEPCCHTGRTGPCTDRILAAGVAKVVVATIDPFPAVAGRGVALLRAAGLDVVVGFEEAAARRMNAAYHIVHDRGRPLVVVKAATSRDSRIAACPGRPTAISGAASARRTQRLRAEADAIAVGVGTALADDPRLTVRDVVRARPLTRVVFDHQLRTPPTARLFARADGGEVIMFADPAIVRDDGARVAAVTAAGGRVMGAASVDEAARLLAGLGVHTLLVEGGAILHRAFWDAGLVDRLRLIVAPRTLGDGGVRLFDGMRIPWSRLSAVSARTCGDDIWLEADVHWDR, encoded by the coding sequence GTGGTAGACGACACCGCCATGATGCGCCGCGCCCTGTTCCATGCGGAGCGGGCGCTCGGAGCCACGGCCCCGAATCCGCTCGTGGGGGCCGTGGTCGTCGACGCGGATGGCGTCGTGGTGGGGCAGGGGCACCACGCCCGCGCGGGTGAGGCGCATGCGGAGGTCGTGGCGCTCGACGCGGCCGGAGCGAGCGCCCGCGGCGGAACGCTGTACGTGACGCTGGAACCGTGCTGCCACACGGGCCGGACGGGCCCCTGCACGGACCGGATCCTCGCGGCCGGCGTCGCCAAGGTGGTCGTCGCCACGATCGATCCCTTCCCGGCCGTGGCGGGGCGTGGCGTGGCCCTCCTGCGCGCGGCGGGTCTGGACGTCGTCGTCGGATTCGAAGAGGCAGCCGCGCGACGGATGAACGCGGCGTATCACATCGTCCACGACCGCGGGCGCCCCCTGGTGGTCGTCAAGGCCGCGACGAGCCGCGACAGCCGCATCGCCGCGTGTCCCGGGCGGCCGACGGCGATCTCGGGAGCGGCGTCCGCGCGCCGGACGCAGCGTCTGCGGGCCGAGGCCGACGCCATCGCAGTCGGCGTGGGCACGGCGCTGGCCGACGACCCGAGGCTGACGGTCCGCGACGTGGTCCGCGCCCGCCCGCTGACGCGCGTGGTGTTCGACCACCAGCTGCGGACGCCGCCGACGGCGAGGCTCTTCGCGCGCGCCGACGGTGGTGAGGTCATAATGTTCGCCGACCCCGCCATCGTCCGTGACGACGGCGCCCGAGTGGCCGCCGTGACGGCGGCGGGCGGGAGGGTGATGGGCGCCGCATCGGTCGACGAGGCGGCGCGCCTGCTGGCCGGGCTCGGCGTGCACACGCTGCTCGTCGAGGGCGGCGCCATCCTCCACCGGGCCTTCTGGGACGCCGGGCTCGTGGACCGCCTGCGGCTGATCGTGGCGCCGCGGACGCTGGGCGATGGAGGCGTGCGGCTGTTCGACGGCATGCGGATTCCCTGGTCCCGCCTGTCGGCGGTGTCGGCCAGGACGTGCGGCGACGACATCTGGTTGGAGGCCGATGTTCACTGGGATCGTTGA
- the ftsY gene encoding signal recognition particle-docking protein FtsY: MGLFDRLKQGLARTSERLARRFDEIAGRVDAPERPAGGLDVDTLEALEELLLGADVGLAATSRLLDGVRARGRGQGGLRAAVDAELMRIFESVPAPPVRPASGPYVTLVVGVNGTGKTTTVGKLAHRERAEGRSTLICAADTFRAAAVDQLQIWATRAGVDIVRAQEGSDAAAVVYDALSAAKARNVATVIVDTAGRLHTRVNLMAELDKIRRVTAREVPGAPHDVLLVLDATVGQNGLAQAREFAATAGVTGIVLTKLDGTAKGGVAVAIAHDLSLPIRYVGVGEGIDDLVPFDARAYVDALFAPTW, encoded by the coding sequence ATGGGGCTGTTCGATCGCCTGAAACAGGGGCTCGCCCGCACCAGCGAGCGGCTCGCGCGTCGATTCGACGAGATCGCTGGCCGCGTGGACGCGCCCGAGCGTCCCGCCGGCGGCCTCGACGTCGACACGCTCGAGGCGCTCGAAGAGCTGCTCCTCGGGGCGGACGTGGGCCTGGCCGCGACCTCAAGGCTTCTGGACGGCGTGCGAGCCAGGGGCCGCGGGCAAGGCGGCCTGCGCGCTGCCGTCGACGCGGAGCTGATGCGCATCTTCGAGTCCGTGCCGGCGCCGCCGGTGCGTCCCGCCTCCGGCCCGTACGTCACGCTCGTCGTCGGCGTGAACGGCACCGGCAAGACGACGACGGTCGGCAAGCTGGCCCACCGCGAGCGCGCCGAGGGTCGGTCCACGCTCATCTGCGCGGCGGACACGTTCCGCGCGGCCGCCGTGGACCAGCTTCAGATCTGGGCCACCCGCGCCGGCGTGGACATCGTCCGGGCCCAGGAGGGCTCCGACGCCGCGGCCGTCGTCTACGACGCGCTCTCGGCCGCCAAGGCTCGCAACGTCGCCACCGTCATCGTGGACACGGCGGGCCGCCTGCACACGCGTGTCAACCTGATGGCGGAACTCGACAAGATCCGGCGTGTCACCGCCCGCGAGGTCCCTGGGGCGCCGCACGACGTCCTCCTCGTGCTCGACGCGACGGTCGGGCAGAACGGGCTGGCGCAGGCGCGTGAGTTCGCGGCGACCGCCGGCGTGACCGGCATCGTCCTCACGAAGCTCGATGGCACGGCGAAGGGCGGGGTCGCGGTCGCGATCGCCCACGACCTGTCCCTGCCCATCCGGTATGTCGGGGTCGGCGAGGGGATCGACGACCTCGTGCCCTTCGACGCGCGCGCCTACGTGGACGCGCTCTTCGCACCGACGTGGTAG
- a CDS encoding NAD(P)H-dependent glycerol-3-phosphate dehydrogenase: MRSVAVIGAGSWGTALAVHLARIGHRVHLWARDPALVSEMQLRGANPTYLPDVPFPSTLIPTQALDQALGDAQFVVLAVPSHGLRRVLAASGSFLLPSAIVLSATKGLEAGSNLRMSEVIRQEWPAVQEVAVLSGPSFAFELARSLPTVVVVASGNTAAVCHVQDEFRSGAMRLYGSSDVTGVELGGALKNVIAIAAGVVEGLGLGHNALAALITRGLAEISRLAVAAGGDRETLAGLSGMGDLVLTCTGGLSRNRHVGLELAKGRALGEIVAGMKMVAEGVSTTPVALALGRQLGVELPITEQVEAILHGHTSAADAVAGLMGRRQRAEAD; this comes from the coding sequence ATGCGTAGCGTGGCCGTCATCGGCGCCGGCAGCTGGGGGACGGCGCTCGCCGTGCACCTGGCCCGCATCGGCCACCGGGTCCACCTCTGGGCGCGCGATCCCGCCCTGGTGTCCGAAATGCAGCTCCGCGGAGCGAACCCGACCTACCTGCCGGACGTGCCGTTCCCGTCGACGCTGATCCCCACCCAGGCGCTCGACCAGGCGCTGGGAGACGCGCAGTTCGTCGTGCTGGCGGTGCCCTCGCATGGGCTGCGGCGCGTGCTGGCGGCGAGCGGCTCGTTCCTGCTGCCCTCGGCCATCGTCCTGAGCGCCACCAAGGGGCTCGAGGCCGGTTCGAACCTCCGCATGTCGGAAGTCATCCGCCAGGAGTGGCCGGCCGTGCAGGAAGTGGCGGTGCTGTCGGGCCCGAGTTTCGCCTTCGAACTCGCACGGTCCCTACCGACAGTGGTGGTCGTGGCGTCCGGAAACACCGCCGCCGTCTGTCACGTGCAGGACGAGTTCCGCAGCGGCGCGATGCGGCTGTACGGCAGCAGCGACGTCACGGGCGTCGAGCTCGGCGGCGCCCTGAAGAACGTCATCGCGATCGCCGCGGGCGTCGTCGAGGGGCTCGGTCTCGGCCACAACGCGCTGGCCGCGCTCATCACCCGGGGGCTGGCCGAGATCTCGCGGCTCGCCGTCGCGGCCGGTGGCGACCGCGAGACGCTGGCGGGCCTGTCCGGCATGGGCGACCTCGTCCTGACGTGCACGGGCGGCCTGAGCCGGAACCGGCACGTCGGCCTCGAACTGGCCAAGGGCCGGGCGCTCGGCGAGATCGTCGCCGGCATGAAGATGGTGGCCGAGGGCGTCTCGACCACCCCGGTCGCCCTGGCCCTGGGCCGGCAGCTCGGCGTCGAACTCCCGATCACCGAGCAGGTGGAGGCCATCCTGCACGGGCACACCAGTGCCGCCGATGCGGTGGCCGGTCTGATGGGCCGCCGCCAGCGCGCCGAGGCCGACTGA
- the plsY gene encoding glycerol-3-phosphate 1-O-acyltransferase PlsY, translated as MIGASLLGYLIGSLPLGFLAGRRLAGVDLRRVGSGNVGATNMYRVSGLRLGLAVMTIDLVKGAAAVLVAARVGAADLEVVTAGVAAVAGHVYPVWLKGRGGKGVATACGAFAVLAPAATVAAAAAFALTVWATGIVSLGSVAASVTLPIVAGFTPASPAVAIGAAVTAALVIWRHRGNLSRLREGTERSIVRGGRDA; from the coding sequence GTGATCGGCGCCAGCCTGCTCGGCTATCTCATCGGCTCGCTGCCGCTCGGCTTTCTCGCAGGGCGGCGGCTGGCGGGTGTGGACCTCCGGCGTGTCGGGAGCGGCAACGTCGGAGCGACCAACATGTACCGCGTCTCGGGCCTGCGTCTGGGCCTCGCGGTCATGACGATCGACCTCGTGAAGGGCGCCGCGGCCGTGCTGGTCGCCGCGCGGGTGGGCGCCGCGGACCTGGAGGTCGTGACGGCCGGCGTGGCCGCCGTGGCCGGGCACGTGTACCCCGTATGGCTGAAGGGACGGGGAGGCAAGGGCGTGGCCACGGCGTGCGGCGCCTTCGCGGTGCTGGCGCCGGCCGCCACCGTGGCCGCAGCCGCGGCCTTCGCGCTCACGGTCTGGGCGACGGGCATCGTGTCGCTGGGATCGGTTGCGGCGAGCGTGACCCTGCCAATCGTCGCGGGCTTCACGCCGGCTTCGCCGGCGGTCGCGATTGGCGCGGCCGTGACGGCCGCCCTCGTCATCTGGCGGCACCGCGGGAACCTCTCGCGCCTGCGCGAGGGGACGGAGCGGTCGATCGTGCGTGGAGGCAGGGATGCGTAG
- a CDS encoding competence/damage-inducible protein A, producing MADLDGRPAVRAAVLAVGSELLTLGRADTNSPHIAATLQTHGLQVEWTSVVGDDLRALTAALGHALSRVDLVVCTGGLGPTDDDRTRTAVASVLSLPLLEDEGVLDGIRQRFGRRGMTMPEINRRQAMVPAGATVVPNINGTAPGLWIPVEGKAVLLLPGPPREMRPMLDAALAAHVVPRWGASLTQQRSIVVAGRSESWVDERVAPLYVPWRDERPPVETTILASVGVVELHLSTAGADAADGARRLEDKVGQLAAVLGDDVVSVDGASLEAAVGRLLQARQWRIALAESCTGGLVTSRLTDVPGASGYVERAVVAYSNEAKTACLGVAPDLLAAHGAVSEPVAVAMAEGARRRSGVDVAAAVTGIAGPGGATPEKPVGLVCFAVTGPGGTVTRTARFTGDRALVKALAATTVLDMVRRHVASGVST from the coding sequence ATGGCTGACCTAGACGGACGTCCCGCCGTCCGCGCCGCGGTCCTCGCCGTGGGCAGCGAGCTCCTCACGCTGGGCCGTGCCGACACCAACTCGCCCCACATCGCCGCCACGCTGCAGACCCACGGCCTGCAGGTCGAGTGGACGAGCGTCGTCGGTGACGACCTGCGGGCGCTCACGGCTGCCCTGGGCCACGCGCTGTCGCGGGTGGATCTGGTCGTCTGCACCGGGGGCCTGGGGCCGACCGACGACGATCGGACCCGGACGGCCGTCGCGTCGGTGCTCTCCCTGCCGCTCCTCGAGGACGAGGGCGTGCTCGATGGGATTCGCCAGCGGTTCGGCCGCCGCGGCATGACGATGCCCGAGATCAACCGCCGCCAGGCGATGGTGCCGGCCGGCGCCACCGTCGTCCCCAACATCAACGGCACGGCGCCGGGCCTGTGGATTCCCGTTGAAGGAAAGGCGGTGCTGCTGCTGCCCGGCCCCCCTCGCGAAATGCGGCCGATGCTCGACGCCGCGCTTGCGGCGCACGTGGTGCCGCGATGGGGCGCGAGCCTGACCCAGCAGCGCTCGATCGTCGTGGCCGGCCGGAGCGAGTCGTGGGTGGACGAGCGCGTCGCGCCGCTGTACGTGCCGTGGCGCGACGAGCGTCCGCCCGTCGAGACGACGATCCTGGCCAGCGTGGGGGTCGTGGAATTGCACCTGTCCACCGCGGGCGCCGACGCCGCGGACGGCGCCCGGCGGCTGGAGGACAAGGTCGGTCAACTCGCGGCCGTCCTCGGCGACGACGTCGTGTCGGTGGACGGGGCCTCGCTCGAGGCCGCCGTCGGCCGGCTCCTGCAGGCGCGGCAGTGGCGCATCGCGCTCGCGGAGTCCTGCACGGGCGGCCTCGTCACCTCGCGCCTCACCGATGTACCCGGTGCGAGCGGTTACGTCGAGCGGGCCGTCGTCGCCTACAGCAACGAGGCCAAGACGGCGTGCCTCGGCGTGGCGCCCGATCTCCTGGCTGCCCACGGAGCGGTCAGCGAGCCGGTGGCCGTGGCCATGGCGGAAGGGGCCCGTCGGCGATCCGGGGTGGACGTGGCGGCGGCCGTCACCGGCATCGCGGGCCCCGGCGGCGCCACGCCGGAGAAGCCGGTGGGACTGGTGTGTTTCGCCGTGACGGGGCCGGGGGGCACCGTGACGCGCACGGCCCGGTTCACGGGGGATCGAGCGCTCGTCAAGGCGCTGGCGGCCACGACGGTGCTGGACATGGTGCGCCGCCATGTCGCGTCGGGTGTGTCCACGTGA
- a CDS encoding phosphatidylglycerophosphatase A, producing MKGLALAVATAGYSGYFPIAPGTVGSAVGVVLWAALRAGGLGIGGELAVSGVLLVLGAWAATQAERHLGTTDPGPVVIDEVMGMCVTLVAAPLTMASAVAGFLLFRVFDIVKPPPARQLEKAHGGWGIMLDDLAAGAYAWVALWALRWLLPGWLT from the coding sequence GTGAAGGGGCTGGCGCTCGCCGTCGCGACCGCAGGCTATTCCGGGTACTTCCCGATCGCGCCCGGGACCGTCGGATCGGCCGTGGGCGTCGTGCTCTGGGCCGCGCTTCGGGCCGGAGGCCTCGGAATCGGCGGTGAACTGGCCGTGTCGGGCGTCCTGCTGGTCCTGGGCGCCTGGGCCGCGACCCAGGCGGAGCGCCACCTGGGGACGACGGACCCCGGGCCGGTCGTCATCGACGAGGTCATGGGCATGTGCGTGACGCTCGTGGCCGCGCCCTTGACCATGGCCTCCGCCGTCGCGGGCTTCCTGCTCTTCCGGGTCTTCGACATCGTGAAGCCGCCCCCTGCGCGGCAGCTCGAGAAGGCGCACGGCGGGTGGGGCATCATGCTCGACGACCTCGCCGCCGGTGCGTATGCCTGGGTGGCCCTGTGGGCCCTGCGGTGGCTCCTCCCCGGATGGCTGACCTAG
- a CDS encoding RDD family protein, translating to MKCPKCAYVGFESTDRCRHCGYDFSLMSDGVQAMPVDLAPPVPPAADDTLTNLALDPAPPAVAVGAEDLPLREIESRVPSLFSDPLPPPAGAPLAVRRAAAERPRTRGGPRLVRSRPTLVPLADEAEAAPAGDAGDSAPMLASVSARIGAAALDIGLLAVVDLTVVYLTAQLAGVPLIELLTLPLVPLAVFLVGLDVAYLLVFTAQGGQTLGKMAFGLRVEGVDETLTVARAFVRVAASMLSLGAGLGSAALRSDRRALHDHVADTHVVKVRA from the coding sequence GTGAAGTGCCCGAAGTGCGCCTATGTCGGCTTCGAGTCCACGGACCGCTGCCGCCACTGCGGCTACGACTTCTCGTTGATGAGCGATGGCGTGCAGGCGATGCCCGTGGACCTGGCTCCGCCCGTCCCGCCCGCCGCTGACGACACGCTGACGAACCTCGCCCTCGACCCTGCGCCGCCCGCGGTTGCCGTCGGCGCGGAGGATCTGCCGCTTCGCGAGATCGAGAGCCGCGTGCCGTCGCTCTTCTCCGACCCGCTGCCACCGCCGGCCGGCGCGCCGCTGGCCGTCCGCCGCGCGGCGGCGGAGCGCCCGCGTACGCGTGGCGGTCCACGCCTGGTCCGCTCCCGGCCGACGCTCGTGCCCCTCGCCGACGAGGCGGAGGCCGCGCCTGCCGGAGATGCCGGCGATTCCGCCCCGATGCTCGCGTCGGTGTCGGCACGGATCGGCGCGGCGGCCCTCGACATCGGATTGCTGGCCGTCGTCGATCTGACGGTGGTGTACTTGACGGCGCAGCTGGCCGGAGTGCCCCTGATCGAACTGCTCACGTTGCCGCTGGTGCCGCTCGCCGTCTTCCTCGTCGGGCTGGATGTCGCCTACCTCCTGGTCTTCACCGCGCAAGGCGGACAGACGCTCGGCAAGATGGCGTTCGGACTCCGTGTGGAGGGCGTGGACGAGACGCTCACCGTGGCGCGCGCCTTCGTCCGCGTGGCGGCGTCGATGCTGTCGCTTGGCGCGGGGCTGGGCTCGGCGGCGCTCCGCTCGGACCGCCGGGCCCTGCACGACCACGTCGCCGATACCCACGTCGTGAAGGTCCGGGCGTGA
- the ftcD gene encoding glutamate formimidoyltransferase yields the protein MALLECVPNVSEGRDAARVDAFAETLRRVPGARLLDVHADAAHHRSVFTLVGAPEALIEAAVRLTAAAIAVIDLRCHAGVHPRLGAIDVIPFVPLDSTPMADAVAAANEAARRIGDTLGLPVYLYEAAARVPARRRLEDVRRGQFEGLAARMQAPGGRPDAGPASPHPTAGAVAIGARGVLVAFNVTLATDRLDAARAVARAVRERDGGLSHLKAMGVGLPDRGVVQVSMNLTDYRVTTAADAFDAVTGAAARLGVRVAGSELVGLIPEAALGGRRPEDLLIADWHPGRLLETRLDELRAATRPRV from the coding sequence GTGGCGCTGCTGGAGTGCGTGCCCAACGTGAGCGAGGGGCGCGACGCGGCCCGCGTGGACGCCTTCGCCGAGACGCTGCGCCGGGTGCCCGGCGCCAGGCTTCTCGACGTCCACGCCGACGCTGCGCACCATCGATCGGTCTTCACGCTGGTCGGGGCCCCTGAGGCCCTGATCGAGGCCGCCGTTCGACTGACGGCGGCGGCCATCGCGGTGATCGACCTCCGGTGTCATGCCGGCGTGCACCCGCGGCTCGGCGCCATCGACGTAATCCCCTTCGTGCCCCTCGACTCGACCCCGATGGCCGACGCGGTGGCCGCGGCCAACGAAGCGGCTCGCCGCATCGGCGACACCCTCGGACTCCCCGTGTATCTCTACGAGGCGGCGGCGCGCGTGCCGGCGCGCCGAAGGCTGGAGGACGTCAGGCGCGGCCAGTTCGAAGGCCTGGCGGCGCGGATGCAGGCGCCGGGCGGTCGGCCGGACGCGGGACCCGCCTCGCCGCACCCGACGGCTGGCGCCGTCGCCATCGGCGCGCGTGGGGTTCTCGTCGCGTTCAACGTGACCCTGGCCACCGACCGCCTCGACGCGGCGCGCGCCGTGGCACGCGCGGTCCGCGAACGTGACGGCGGACTCTCCCACCTCAAGGCCATGGGCGTCGGACTGCCGGACCGAGGCGTGGTGCAGGTCTCGATGAACCTGACCGACTACCGGGTGACGACCGCGGCCGATGCCTTCGACGCGGTGACGGGAGCGGCGGCCCGGCTCGGCGTGCGCGTGGCCGGCAGCGAGCTCGTCGGACTGATCCCGGAGGCGGCGCTCGGCGGCCGGCGGCCGGAGGACCTCCTGATCGCGGACTGGCACCCCGGGCGACTGCTCGAGACCCGGCTGGACGAACTCCGGGCCGCTACTCGCCCTCGCGTCTGA
- a CDS encoding sigma-54 dependent transcriptional regulator, with product MASILIVDDEPGVRTALGGVLGDEGYSVESVESGEACLARLVEQAFDVILLDVWMPGLDGLETLQRLRERNVDSQVVVISGHGNVESAVRAIKLGAFDFVEKPLSLDKAVLVVRNALRQRALEAENRDLRAQVDRRHVMVGDSAVMRHLREQVLLAAPTNGRVLILGENGTGKELVARTVHAHSRRRAGPFVEVNCAAIPEELIESELFGHTRGAFTGAVAERRGRFEHAHGGTIFLDEIGDMSLKTQAKVLRALQEQAVQPVGGTATIKVDVRIVAATNKDLQEEIRAGRFREDLYFRLNVVPIFVPPLRDRAEDIPRLAEHFMAALAGEYGRKVKRFAPDAMIRLQRYAWPGNVRELHNVVERLLIMVHGDIVAASDVAFVDDGGPMPVANGAEIEPTLPLSDARDRFERDYILQVLASHLGNISRTAEALGVERSNLYKKMRAFGIAPVRREGE from the coding sequence ATGGCCTCCATCCTGATCGTCGACGACGAACCCGGCGTCCGGACTGCGCTCGGGGGGGTCCTGGGCGACGAGGGCTATTCGGTGGAGTCGGTCGAGTCGGGAGAGGCATGCCTGGCGCGCCTCGTCGAGCAGGCGTTCGACGTGATCCTCCTCGACGTCTGGATGCCGGGGCTCGACGGGCTCGAGACGCTGCAGCGGCTTCGGGAACGCAACGTGGACTCCCAGGTCGTCGTCATCTCCGGCCACGGCAACGTCGAGTCGGCCGTGCGCGCGATCAAGCTCGGGGCGTTCGACTTCGTCGAGAAGCCGCTGTCGCTCGACAAGGCCGTCCTGGTGGTCCGCAACGCGCTCCGCCAGCGGGCGCTCGAGGCCGAGAACCGCGACCTGCGGGCCCAGGTGGATCGCCGCCACGTGATGGTGGGCGACAGTGCCGTCATGCGGCACCTGCGCGAGCAGGTGCTCCTGGCGGCCCCCACCAACGGCCGCGTGCTCATCCTCGGCGAGAACGGCACGGGCAAGGAGCTCGTGGCCCGGACCGTGCACGCGCACAGCCGCCGGCGGGCCGGGCCGTTCGTCGAGGTGAACTGTGCCGCGATCCCCGAGGAGTTGATCGAGTCGGAGCTCTTCGGCCACACGCGGGGGGCCTTCACGGGCGCGGTCGCCGAACGCCGGGGCCGCTTCGAACACGCCCACGGCGGCACCATCTTCCTGGACGAGATCGGCGACATGAGCCTGAAGACCCAGGCCAAGGTGCTGCGGGCACTGCAGGAACAGGCCGTGCAGCCCGTCGGCGGCACCGCGACGATCAAGGTGGACGTCCGCATCGTGGCGGCCACCAACAAGGACCTGCAGGAGGAGATCCGGGCCGGGCGCTTCCGCGAAGATCTGTACTTCCGCCTCAACGTGGTGCCGATCTTCGTGCCGCCCCTGCGGGATCGGGCCGAAGACATCCCTCGGCTGGCCGAGCACTTCATGGCCGCGCTGGCCGGGGAGTACGGGCGCAAGGTGAAGCGCTTCGCGCCCGATGCCATGATCCGCCTCCAGCGCTATGCGTGGCCAGGCAACGTCCGCGAGCTCCACAACGTCGTGGAGCGGCTCCTCATCATGGTGCACGGGGACATCGTGGCGGCCTCCGACGTGGCGTTCGTGGACGACGGCGGGCCAATGCCGGTCGCCAATGGCGCCGAGATCGAGCCGACGCTGCCCCTGTCCGACGCGCGCGATCGCTTCGAGCGGGACTACATTCTCCAGGTGCTCGCGAGCCACCTGGGCAACATCTCGCGTACGGCCGAGGCCCTCGGCGTCGAGCGGAGCAACCTCTACAAGAAAATGCGGGCGTTCGGCATCGCGCCGGTCAGACGCGAGGGCGAGTAG